Within Anolis sagrei isolate rAnoSag1 chromosome X, rAnoSag1.mat, whole genome shotgun sequence, the genomic segment AAATGGGAAAGAGAGGCTGGaaccttcctttccttctatctacccttttgtcattcttttattccttcttttctcctgtcCTTCCAACATACTTTCCTTCCACTcatttatctttccttctttccttccttccatcttttggACCAACTTTTGTCTCTGTTATGTTCACTCAGAATGTCTGAATCCATTTCTTGTTGTTTATGAATCTGTGATTGCTTTTGTGTGTTTCTATGTATCACCTTGAGACACTTCGTGCCTCTATTTCTGGGTATTTCCATTTTAACATAATCcgtgaaggaaaaagaggataatgTTGAAGATTATGGAAGTTTGGAATTTCATGTTTAACCATTTGCTTcttctttcttgaccagggacatGAGGGTTCTATGGAGCCACCCCCGGTGTGATGAGAATTTGGAATTTGGAAACTAAAGTACAGTAAGGAAACCAGTCCTTACTGGAATTTGGAAACTAAAGTACAGTAAGGAAACCAGTCCTATAGGAAAGAAATTCTCTCAAGGTGCTGATCTTACTGAATTGTTAAGCTCTAGAtcagaaaggaaaaacaagagtAAAGTGTCCATATTACAATTATATGTACATAATTCTGTCGACATGAAGGAAAAAGCATATAAATGTACTGAGTGTGGCAAGAACTTTGGTCAGCTTGGAAATCTGAAGagacatcaaaggacccacactggggagaaaccctataaatgcctggagtgtggaaagagcttcactgatggtggaaatctacgttcacatcagacaactcacactggggaaaagtcctataaatgcttggagtgcggacagagctttgctcgtaatggacatctacgttcacatcaaaggactcacactggggagaaaccctataaatgcctggagtgtggacagagctttgctcggaAGGCACATCTACAGttacatcaaagaactcacactggggagaaaccctataaatgcctggaatgtggtatGAGTTTCAGTCATAATGTAGGTCtatattcacatcaaaggactcacactggagagaaaccctttaaatgcttggagtgtggaatgaGCTTCACTGAGGGTGGaagtctacatagacatcaaaggactcacactggagagaaaccctataaatgcctagagtgcGGAATGAGCTTTTCTCGGAGTGGACTTCTACTttcgcatcaaaggactcacactggggagaaaccctataaatgcctggaatgtgggcagagcttcactcaaaGTAGAAATcttcgttcacatcaaaggattcacactggggaaaaaccctataaatgcatggaatgtggaaagagcttcattcaCAGTGCAAGCCTATGTTCACATCGATGGACTCAtgctggggagaaaccctataaatgcatggagtgtggacagagcttcagtgaGAGTGGAAGTCTACATAAACATCGATGggctcacactggggagaaaccctataaatgtctggtGTGTGGTAATAGCTTCACACGGAGTGGCAGTCtccatagacatcaaaggactcacactggagagaaaccctataagtgcatggagtgtggacagagcttcagcgAGAGTGGAAGTCTACAGAAACATCAAagcactcacactggggagaaaccctataaatgcatggTGTGTGGAAATAGCTTCACA encodes:
- the LOC132780965 gene encoding zinc finger and SCAN domain-containing protein 2-like, with translation MKEKAYKCTECGKNFGQLGNLKRHQRTHTGEKPYKCLECGKSFTDGGNLRSHQTTHTGEKSYKCLECGQSFARNGHLRSHQRTHTGEKPYKCLECGQSFARKAHLQLHQRTHTGEKPYKCLECGMSFSHNVGLYSHQRTHTGEKPFKCLECGMSFTEGGSLHRHQRTHTGEKPYKCLECGMSFSRSGLLLSHQRTHTGEKPYKCLECGQSFTQSRNLRSHQRIHTGEKPYKCMECGKSFIHSASLCSHRWTHAGEKPYKCMECGQSFSESGSLHKHRWAHTGEKPYKCLVCGNSFTRSGSLHRHQRTHTGEKPYKCMECGQSFSESGSLQKHQSTHTGEKPYKCMVCGNSFTRSGSLHRHNRIHT